One window of Lemur catta isolate mLemCat1 chromosome 3, mLemCat1.pri, whole genome shotgun sequence genomic DNA carries:
- the CTRC gene encoding chymotrypsin-C encodes MLGITILTVLLACASSCGVPSVQPNLSARVVGGENAEPHSWPWQISLQYLKNDTWRHTCGGTLIASNFVLTAAHCISNTLTYRVGLGKNNLEVEDEAGSLFVAVDTIYVHEKWNSFLLRNDIALIKLAEHVELSDTIQLACLPEEDSLLPQDYPCYVTGWGRLWTNGPIADELQQGLQPVVDHATCAERDWWGSRVKDTMVCAGGDGVTSACNGDSGGPLNCQAENGSWEVFGIVSFGSGLGCNTLKKPTVFTRVSAYISWINQKTQL; translated from the exons ATGTTGGGCATCACCATCCTCACTGTGCTCCTGGCCTGCG cctccagctgCGGGGTCCCCAGCGTCCAGCCCAACCTATCGGCTcgggtggtggggggagagaaCGCCGAGCCCCACAGCTGGCCCTGGCAG ATCTCCCTCCAGTACCTCAAGAACGACACATGGAGGCACACATGCGGCGGCACCTTGATTGCCAGCAACTTCGTCCTCACCGCTGCCCACTGCATCAG cAACACCCTGACCTACCGCGTGGGCCTGGGGAAGAACAACCTGGAGGTGGAAGACGAGGCGGGCTCCCTGTTTGTGGCTGTCGACACCATCTACGTCCACGAGAAGTGGAACTCCTTCCTGTTGCG CAACGACATTGCCCTCATCAAGCTGGCAGAGCATGTGGAGCTGAGTGACACCATCCAGTTGGCCTGCCTGCCGGAGGAGGACTCCCTGCTGCCTCAGGATTACCCCTGCTACGTCACCGGCTGGGGCCGCCTCTGGA ccaaCGGCCCCATCGCCGACGAGCTGCAGCAGGGCCTGCAGCCTGTGGTGGATCACGCCACGTGCGCCGAGAGGGACTGGTGGGGGTCCAGGGTGAAGGACACCATGGTGTGCGCCGGGGGCGACGGCGTCACCTCAGCCTGCAAC GGGGACTCGGGCGGCCCGCTGAACTGCCAGGCTGAGAACGGATCCTGGGAGGTGTTTGGCATCGTCAGCTTTGGCTCCGGGCTGGGCTGCAACACCCTCAAGAAGCCCACAGTCTTCACCCGGGTGTCTGCCTACATCAGCTGGATCAACCAG AAAACGCAGCTGTGA